Within Alcaligenes sp. SDU_A2, the genomic segment CGGTCATGATCGGTGCCATGAAACGCGCCGGCTACCCCAGTTCCTTCTCGGCCAGCGTGGTGGCGGCAGGCGCAGCCACCGATATCCTGATTCCGCCCTCGATCGCCTTTATTGTCTATTCCGTCCTGGTGCCCGAGGCCTCCGTGCCGGCGCTGTTTGCCGCCGGCATGCTACCCGGCATCCTGGCGGGCCTGGGCCTGGTCATCCCCGCCGTCTGGCTGTCGCGCCGCCACAAGCTGGGCACGGCGGAATCGCAGCTGCCACGTCCGCCATTCTGGCGCAGCCTGCGCGAGGCATCTTGGGGATTGATCGCGCCGGTCATTATCCTGGGGGGCATGCGCATGGGCCTGTTCACCCCGACCGAAGCGGCCGTCGTGGCGGTGTTCTACGGCTTATTCGTAGGCATGGTCGTGTATCGCAGCATACGGGTGCGCGATCTGTTCGAAATCCTGCGCGAAGCGGCCGAACTGTCGGCTGTGATCATGATGGTGGTGGCCCTGGCCGGTATTTTTGCCTGGGCCTTGTCCACGCTAAGCATCGTCGATCCGCTCACCCATGCCATCATCCACTCGGGACTGGGCGAATACGGCATTCTGGCGCTGATGATCCTGCTGCTGATCGTGCTGGGCATGTTCCTGGACGGCATTTCCATCTTTCTGATCTTCGTGCCGCTGTTCATGCCCATTGTGCACAACTTCGGCTGGCACCCGGTCTGGTTCGGCGTGCTGCTGACCCTGAATGTAGCGCTGGGCCAATTTACCCCGCCGGTGGCCGTGAACCTGATGGTGTCCTGCCGCATCGCCGGCGTGCCGATGGAAAGCACGCTGCGCTGGGTGGGCTGGCTTTTGCTGGGCATGGCCAGCACCATGCTGCTGGTCATCGCCCAACCCGACATCGCCCTGTGGCTGCCGCGCTACCTGGGTTTCAACTAGAACGATTCGTTATTGCTGACCAAAAAGGGAGACTAGCCCATGAAACTGCGACACATCCTGGCCGCCCTGGCCTGCACGGCCGCCACACTGGCCGCCGTTACCCCCGCCCAGGCGGCCTACAAATCCGAATACAAGCTGTCTATCGTGGTGGGCACGACTTTCCCCTGGGGACAAGGTGCCGTGATCTGGTCCGACCTGGTGCGCGAACGCACCGATGGACGCATCAATATCAAGATATATCCGGGCACCTCGCTGGTGCAGGGCGACCAGACGCGCGAATTTACCGCCATCCGCCAGGGTCTGATCGACATGGCCGTAGGCTCCACCATCAACTGGTCTCCGCAGATCAAGCAGCTGAACCTGTTTTCACTGCCCTTTCTGCAGCCGGACGCCAAGGCCACCGATGCGCTGATCCAGGGCGAAGTCGGCAAAGAGCTGTTCGGCTATATCGAAAAAGCCGGCGTCGTGCCGCTGGCCTGGGGCGAGAACGGCTTTCGGCAACTGAGCAATTCCAAACACGTCGTCTCCAAGCCCGAGGACATGAAAGGACTGAAGCTGCGTGTGGTGGGTTCGCCACTGTACATCGACACCTTTACCGCCTTGGGTGCCAACCCCACGCAGATGAGCTGGGCCGATGCCCAGCCCGCCCTGGCCAGCAAGGCCGTGGACGGCCAGGAAAACCCCCTGTCCATCTATGCCGGTGCCAAGCTGTATGACGTACAGCAACAGTACCTGACACTCTGGAACTATGTGTCCGATCCGCTGGTATTCGTGGTCAACCGCGATGTCTGGAAATCCTGGTCGCCCGAAGACCAGAAGATCGTGCGCGAAGCGGCCATCGAAGCCGGCAAGCGCGAAATCGAAATTGCCCGCAAAGGAATCACGGCGGCCGACCCCAGCCTGCTCAAAGAGATCGAAGGCCACGGCGTGACCATTACGCGCCTGACGCCCGAGCAACATCAGGCCTTTACGCAAGCCACCGCACCCGTGGTCGAAAAATGGACCAAGACGATCGGCGAGGATCTGGTCAAAAAAGCACGCGAGGCCATTGCCCAGACGCGTTGATGTCACGCGCCGCAAGCGCAGGCTATATGTTTACGCCTGCGCCCGGCATAACCTTGTAAGCACTCTGTCGTAGGGCGCAGACGGCCAGCTTCCTAGAATGGATCTATCCATTACGTTTATCAAGGAAGCCGCCATGAAACCCAATCTTGCCCGCCGTCTGCTCGCCCTGTTCGTTCTGACCTCCTCTGCGGCCTGGGCCAGCGATGCGCCCCTGAAAGTCGGCGTGCGCGGCGGCGTGGACGAACAGATCTGGGAAGTCGTCACCCAGGTCGCCGCCAAAAACGGCCTGAAGGTGCAACCCATCGTCATTACCGGCACCGCCAGCCCCAACGAGGCCCTGAACAATGGCGATCTGGACGCCAACTCCTTTCAGCACATTCCCTACCTGAACGACCAGATCAAACAGCGCGGCTACAAAATCGTACCGGTCGCCCACACCTTGATCTCGCCCATTGCCTTTTATTCCCAACGCCACAAGAACATCAAAGACCTGCCCGAAGGGGCCAAGGTAGGCATTCCCGACGACCCCAGCAACCAGACCCGTGCGCTGGTGGTGCTGCGCGACCACGGCCTGATTACCTTGCGAGACGGCGCAGACCCGCGCAAAGGCTCGATTACCCTGGCCGATGTGGTCAGCAATCCCAGAAAGCTGAACTTCGTGGAAAGCGCCTCCGTGGTGCTGGCCCGTTCGCTGCCTGACGTGGACGCCGCTGCCATCGTCAACAGCTTTGCCTATCAGGCAGGTCTGATCGCTACCCGCGACGGCATCGCCATCGAAAAGGCCGACAACAATCCCTATGTGAACATCATCGCCGTACGCGAACAGGACAAAAACGCGCCCTGGGTGCCGGAACTGGTCAAGGCCTACCACTCGCCGGCGGTGAAAAGCTTTATCGAGAGCAAATTTGAAGGCTCGGTCATCCCTGTCTTTGACTGATGGCGCACCCCTACCATGTCTTCGCCACCTCTCGACAAGTACCTGAACGCCTTCCTGGAAACGACGATTATGGTGGGCATCTCCTCCATCATCGCCATTGCGGCCGGTCTGCTGATCGCACTGATGCTGACCATTAGCGGCCCGGGAGGCATCTACCCCCTGCCCCGTTTCAACAAGACGCTGTCGGTGCTGATCAACGCTTTGCGCGCCGTGCCTTTCATTATTTTATTGATCGCCATGCTGCCGGTCACTCGCGCCCTGGTCGGCACCACGCTAGGCACCTGGGCCGCTATTGTGCCGCTCTCGGCCAATCTGATCCCGTTTTTTGCCCGCATCGCCCAGGTCAGCCTGAACGATGTGGACCCGGGTCTGATCGAAGCGGCACGGGCGATGGGTTGCGAGCGCCGTCACATCGTGCGGCATGTGCTCTTGCCCGAGGCCCTGCCGGGCATCATCGGCGGCATGACGGTCTGCGTCATCGCCATGATCAATGCCTCGGCCATGGCCGGTGCGGTCGGGGCGGGTGGTCTGGGCGATCTGGCCATACGCTATGGCTACGAACGCTACGAAACCCGCGTCATGTTCGAAGTCATCGTGATCCTGATCGCCGTGGTGTCGCTGATCCAATTTACGGGCGAATGGCTGGCGCGCCGGGTGAACCACCGCTGACGCGCCCCCGCTTTACTGAAACGCCGTTTCCAGAAAGCTGCGCAGCTTGCGCGAATGCAGACGTTCCTTGGGCATGTCGCGCAGCAGCTCCAGCGCCCGTATGCCGATGTGCAAGTGCTGACCGACCTGACGCGCATAGAACTCGCTGGCCATGCCCGGCAACTTCAGTTCGCCGTGCAGCGGCTTGTCGGACACGCACAACAAGGTGCCGTACGGCACACGGAATCGGAAACCATTGGCCGCGATGGTGGCCGACTCCATATCCAACGCAATCGCCCGCGACTGCGACAGACGGCGCACCGGTTCGTGGTGATCGCGCAGTTCCCAGTTGCGATTGTCGATGGATGCCACCGTGCCCGTGCGCATGATGCGCTTGAGCTCCCAACCCGACAGGCCCGCAACCTCGGCCACGGCCTGCTCCAGCGCTACCTGTATCTCCGCCAGTGGAGGGATGGGTACCCAAGTGGGCAGGTCATCGTCCAACACGTGATCCTGGCGTACATAGCCGTGGGCCAGCACATAGTCGCCAAGGCGCTGCGTCGTGCGCAGCCCTGCGCAATGGCCCAGCATCAGCCAGGCCGCCGGACGCAGCACAGCCACATGGTCGGTAATGGTCTTGGCATTGGACGGCCCTACCCCGATATTGATCAGGGTAATGCCCGAATGATTGGCCCGCCGCAGATGGTAGGACGGCATTTGCGGGGCGCGCGCCAGCGGCGCACCCACCGTGGCCGCCTGTTCGCCCGCTGGGGTAATGATATTGCCCGGTTCGACCAGATCGATATAGCCCTGGTCGTCCGCCGCCAGCACATCGCGCGCCCACTGGCAAAACTCGTCCACATAGAACTGGTAATTGGTGAACAACACGAAGTTCTGGAAATACTCCGGGCGCGTCGCGGTGTAGTGCTGCAGGCGATGCAGGGAATAATCGATGCGCGGCGCACTGAACGGGGCCAGAGGCAAAGGTTCGTTATGCACGCGCTCCCAGGTGCCATTAACAATGGCATCGTCCATGACCGCCAGATCGGGCACATCGAAGTGATCCCGCAAGGTATCGCCGGGCGATTCGGGCACGACCGTCACCGTGGACTTGACGCCATTGCTCAAGGCGAAATGCAGGGGAATAGGCAAAGACGATTCACCGATCTCTACCTGCACGCCGTGATTGCGGATCAGCAGCTCCAACTGCTCCAGCAAATAGTCGTAATACAAATCGGGGGCCGTGACCGTCGTCATGTAGGTGCCCGGCTCGACCACATGACCATAGGACAGGCGGCTATCTACTTCCTGGTAGGTTTCCACCCGCAGGCGCACTGCCGGATAGCAAGCCCGAAAACGCTGGCCGCGCACAAACCCCGTTTGCAGGCACTGGGCAAAGGAATCACGCAGAAACGCCGTATTCCGGTCGTAGATCGTGCGCAATTGCTCCACGGCACGGCGAGCATCCTCGTAGCCCTCGAACGGCATCAATTCGGGCGTAATGGTCGTGCGGGCGAAACCGGTCTGATCAAGCATGGCGACAATTCCAGGACAAAAAGCGAGTATACGAAAGCAGGCATGACAATCATAAGCGGTTTATAGTGCCCGCTTATTGCTCCTGTCCGTGATGCTGCCGTGAATCAGATCATCAACGCTGTGCTACCGACGTTTTCACTGATCTTGCTGGGCTGGCTGGCCCGGCGCGGCGGCGTGCTCGGCGGCGAAGCGATGGACGCGCTCAATAAGTTCGTGGTCTATCTGGCGCTGCCCGCGCTGCTGTTCAAGGCAATGGCCGAGATTCCCCTGGACCAATTGCGCCAGCCCGGCTTTATCGCCGCCATGCTGCTGAGCATCGCCATCGTCTATGCGCTGGGCTGGGTCGCCAGCCGCCGTCAGGGCGTGGCGCGCCCTGATGCCGCCCTCGATGCGCTGTCGGCCTCGTATTCCAACTCCGGCTATATGGGCATTCCACTGTGCCTGATGTTGTATGGCCCTGACAGCCTGCCCATTGTGGCGCTGGCCATCGTCATGACGGCCTGTCTGCTGTTCGCCTTCACCCTGGCCAAGATCGAATTTCTGCACCAGCACAAGGGACAGCGCCTGACAGTCGCCTGGACAGTGGGGCGCTCGCTGCTGCGCAATCCGCTGGTGCTGGCACCGCTGGCCGGTTCGGTTTTTGCCTTGGGCAACTGGCCGCTGCCTGCCGGGCTATCCAGCACGGCAGGCTTGCTGGGCGCGGCAGCCAGCCCTTGCGCATTGGTCTGCATTGGACTGTTTCTGGCACAACCGCAAGCCCCTGTGTCCACTCAGCGGACACGACTTTCTGTTGTTTTGGCCCTGAAAATGCTGGTCCAGCCGGCCTTGGCCGCGCTGTTTGCCTTCGTTTTGTTCGACATGCCGGTTATATGGGCCAGCGTTGCCGTGCTGCTGTCCGCCCTGCCCACAGGCACCGGCCCTTTCATGCTGGCGGCGCTCTACATGCGGGATAGCGCCCTGGTCTCGCGTGCCATCCTGTGGTCTACGCTATTGTCTGTTCTCAGCATTTCGGTGCTGTTGCGTCTTCTACCTCTTATATAAGACTTGCCGAAAAGCAGTGAATACAATAAGTATGTAGTCTTATTACAATAAGTATGAGGTGCGGCCAGTCCGAGTCCTTCATAATTTAACGCTAACCAACTTGGCATTGTGCTGGACGAATTATGCCGTCTGCCATCAAGCCGCAAACTTAGCCGCATTTAAGGCTAAGTTGCAAGGGTTTAGCGCTTTTAAGTGATCGTTGATACTCGGTCTGCTTGCCCCTGATGTCATACGCGCCAAACACCGCCCCTGGGGCGCACGTTTAGCACACGGCCCCGCCTGCCGGCTTTTTAGGTGGGTTCAAGCAGCAACGCCCCTGGCGGCCTTTACACGAAATGGCCGCTCAGGCATTGCTTTACCGAATCACGTTTAACTATCAGCAAGGGTAACCATGACCACACGAATCTCCTGCCAGCGATTGCAAGTCGCCGAGGTGCTTCATCAGTTCATCGAACAAGAAGCCTTGCCCGGCACGGGTGTTTCCTCCGAGTCCTTCTGGGCTGGCTTTGACCAGCTGGTACATGATCTGGCCCCCAAAAACCGCGCGCTGCTTGCCGAACGCGACCGCCTGCAGGCCGAACTGGACAAATGGCACGGCGCCAACCCCGGCCCCATCGCCGACATGGGCGCATACAAGACGTTCCTGAAGTCCATCGGCTATCTGCGCGATGCACCTGCCTCCGTCACCGTGAACACCGCCAATGTGGACACCGAGATCACCGAGCAGGGCGGCCCGCAATTGGTCGTGCCCATCATGAATGCGCGCTACGCCTTGAACGCCGTCAACGCCCGCTGGGGCAGCCTGTACGACGCGCTGTACGGCACCAACGCCATCCCTGATACCGACGGCGCAGAACGCGGCGGTGCCTACAACCCCGTGCGCGGTGCCAAAGTAATCGCCTTTGCACGCCAGTTCCTGAACGACACGATCCCCCTGGCCCAAGGCGACCATGTCCAAGCCACGGCCTACGTCATTGCCGACGGCGCACTGCGCGTCACCCTGGACAACGGCAGCAACACCGGCCTGAAAGACGCCTCCACCCTGTTGGGTTACCGTGGCCAGCCCGACGCGCCCGAAGCCATCGTGTTCCTGCACAACGGCCTGCACTTTGAACTGCAGATCGACCCCAACAGCCCCATCGGCCAGACCGATCCAGCCGGCGTCAAAGACATCGTCCTGGAATCAGCCCTGACCACCATCATGGACTGCGAAGACTCCGTGGCGGCCGTGGACGCCGCTGACAAGACCCTGGCCTACCGCAACTGGCTGGGCCTGGTGAACGGTTCGCTGACCGAAGAAATCCGTAAAGGCGACAAAGTCTTTACCCGCCGCCTGGCCGACGACCGCCAGTACACCGATCTGAACGGCCAGACCCAGGTTCTGCCCGGCCGCTCGCTGATGTTCGTGCGCAACGTGGGTCACCTGATGAGCAACCCCGCCATCATCGACGGCGAAGGCAATGAAATCCCCGAGGGCATCCTGGACGCCGTGCTGACCTCGCTGATCGGCATGCACGACCTGAAGCTGAAGAAAAACTCGCGCGCCGGTTCGCTGTACGTGGTCAAACCCAAGATGCACGGCCCCGACGAAGTGGCCTTTGCCTGCGAAATCTTCGACCGTGTGGAAAGCCTGCTGGGTCTGCCCGCCAACACCGTCAAGCTGGGCATCATGGACGAAGAGCGCCGCACCAGCGTGAACCTGAAGGCCGCCATCGCCCAGGCCACCGAACGCGTCGTGTTCATCAATACCGGCTTTCTGGACCGCACCGGCGACGAAATCCACACCTGCATGCAAGCCGGCGCAGTGGTGCGCAAGGCCGACATGAAACAGGCCGTCTGGCAGCCTGCCTACGAGCGCAACAACGTGCAGGTTGGCCTGCAATGCGGTCTGCGCGGCCGCGCCCAGATCGGTAAAGGCATGTGGGCCATGCCCGACCTGATGGCCGAGATGCTGGAGCAGAAGATCGGTCACGTCAAAGCCGGTGGCAACACCGCCTGGGTGCCATCGCCCACCGCCGCCACGCTGCACGCGCTGCACTACCACCAGGTCAACGTGGTCGACGTCCAGAAGAGCCTGGAAAACGACAGCAACGACTACCTGGACAGCATCCTGACCATTCCCGTGGCCACCGATACCAACTGGTCCGCCAAGGAAATTCAGGAAGAGCTGGACAACAACGCCCAAGGCATTCTGGGTTACGTGGTGCGCTGGATCGACCAGGGCGTGGGCTGCTCCAAGGTACCCGACATCCACGACGTGGGGCTGATGGAAGACCGCGCCACCCTGCGCATTTCCAGCCAGCACATCGCCAACTGGCTGCTGCACGGCATCGTCACCCACGAACAAGTGGTTGAAACCCTGCAGCGCATGGCTGCCGTGGTGGACCAGCAAAACGCCGGCGACCCGCTCTACACCAAGATGGCCGGCAACTTTGAAGGCTCTTTCGCCTTCCGCGCCGCTCAGGATCTGGTACTGAAAGGTCTGGAACAGCCCAACGGCTACACCGAGCCTCTGCTGCACCAGTGGCGTCTGGCCTTCAAGGCCGCCCAGGCCTAAAGCACACGATGTCACCCGGAGCCAGGCTCCGGGCGGCAGGTGCCCCCAAAAATCCCCATCCTGCCGGTTCAGGATGGGGATTTTTTTTACCGCCTATTCCTGATCGGTCCCCCTGACCTTGCCGGAAAAGCCCTGCTCCATCCCTGTCTGTGCAATCTCGTTATAAACTAAAACACATAACGTATTCATACAACAGGAAATCCCATGAAATCTTTGTTGCTGTCCGCCGCCTGCCTGCTGGCGGCCACCCTACCCGTCCAGGCCTCGGATCTGCTGCTGGCCACCGGCGCAGGCTATCGCAAGCCCGTCACCGAACTGCTGCAGACATTCCAGAAAGAAACCGGCCTGACGGCAGAAAGCAGCTTTGGCAATATGCAACAGGTCCGCGCCCAAAGCGAACAGAACCCCGAAATCGCCGCCATCATCGGCGACCGCTTTTTCCTGGAGCCTATGGGCATTGCCGAGCGCTTCGTGAACATCGGCCAAGGTGCGCTGATGCTGGCCGTCCCCAAAGGCAAAACCATCGTCTCCATCCAGGACCTGAAAGAACCGGCCTATCAGCGCATTGCCTTGGGCGACGCCAAAAAAACCGTCTACGGACGCGCCGCCACAACCTGTCTGCAACGCGAAGGCGTACCGGCCCAAGGGCGCACGGTGGAAGTGGCCATGCTGCCCCAAGTGTCCAGTTACCTGCTGACCGGCGAAGTGGACGCCGGTTTCATCAACCGCAGCGAAGCCCTGGCCCACAAAGACAAGCTGGGCACCATCGTGCCCATGCCGGCCAGTTGCTATGACCCCATAGACCTAAGCCTGGCCGTCCTGAAAGGACGCCAGGAAACACCCGCGCTACGCGCCTGGACACAGTTTCTGGGTTCGGAATCGGCCAAAGCCATTCTGGCGCGTCACGGTTTGTGATGCAGGTCTGGCTGGGCTGCCCGGCCGATTCGCTGGGTCTGACGCTGCGCGTGCTGGCCGGTGCCCTGGCAGCGCAACTGCTGCTGGGCCTGACCCTGGCCTGGGTGTTGGCACGCAAGCGTTTCCCCGGCCGCGCCTTGCTCGATGCCCTGGTCAGCCTGCCACTGGTCTTTCCGCCCATTGTCATCGGCTATCTACTGCTGCTGGCTTTAGGCAGACAAGGTTGGCTGGCAGGCCTGACGGGCTGGTCGCCCGAGGTGGTATTTCAGCCGACCGCACTGGTCATTGCCGCCTTTATTGCCGGCCTGCCACTGATGGTCAAACCCGTACAGAACGGCCTGCAAGCCATGTCGCCCCGCTTGAAAGAAGCCGCCGCCACGCTGGGCCACGGCTCCTGGTCACACTTTCTGCGGGTGGAACTGCCGTTGCTGCGTCCGGCCCTGGCCACCGGCCTGATTCTGTCCGGCGGACGCGCCCTGGGCGAAGTGGGCATCTCGCTGATGCTGGGCGGCAACATCGCTGGCCGCACCGAAACCCTGTCCCTATCCATCTATAACGCCGTGCTGGACGGCGACACGGGCTGCGCCAATGCGCTGTCCTGGCTGCTGGGCGTCATGGCCCTGGGCTGCTTTCTGGCGCTGCGGCGCTACGGGAACCACACATGAGTGTATTTTTTGAACAAAACCAGATCGATCAGTGGATCGGCGAGGATGCCTCCTTTCTGGACCTGACCAGCCACATGCTGGGCCTGACCGGACAGGCCGCCACCCTACGCTTTATCTGCCGGGGCGATATCACCGTAGCCGGCACCGAGGAAGTACTGCGGTTGGTGCAAACCTGCGGTGGCCAGACCCTGCAACACCTGCCCAGCGGTGTGCGCGCCGCGCCCGGCCAGGCCCTGCTGCTGGCCCACGGCCCGGCACATGCCCTGCTGCGCGCCTGGAAGGTAGGCCAGAATCTGCTGGAATTTGCCTGTGGCGTGGCCACGCTAACCCACGATGTCGTGCAGGCCGTCCAGGCCGTCAACCCGGCCGTCGCCGTGCTGACCACCCGCAAGCATGCACCGGGCGTACGCAAACTCGCCTTGAAAGCCACTTTGGCCGGCGGAGCCATGCCGCACCGCCTGGGCCTGGGCGAGACCATACTGGTCTTTCCCCAGCACCGCGCCCTGCTGGGCGGTTGGGATCAAGTCGGTCAGGCCATCGCCCAACACAAGCACGCCATGTGCGAAAAGAAAATTGTCATCGAGGCGGACGGACTGGAACAGGCGCGCCGCGCCATTCATGTCGGAGCCGATGTCATCCAATTCGACAAAGTCGCCCCCGAGTCACTGGCGGACATCGTCCCCCAATTGCGAGCCACCCATCCCGACATTCCCCTGTTGGCGGCCGGCGGCATCCATGCCGGCAATGCCGCTGCCTACGCCGCCACCGGCGTCAATGCCCTGGTCACCAGCAGCCTGCACTATGCCAAGCCGGCCGATATCGGCGTCAAGATCGAATTGGCCGATCCGCCCGAGCCGCTTGTCGTCCAAAAAATAGAAGGGCTGTACCCCTAAAACGCTTGCCTTCTGGAACACACCTGGCCAGCGCTCACACAGGCCAAAAGCACAGAGCCGGTCGCAGCTTACAGGTACGCCTCTGCCCGCAGTCGCCCACGTCCGCACAGCATCGACCCGATCTGCGCAGTCCGCCGTATGTATTTTTTTCTTAAAAAACTGATTTTCATAAGCACATCAAAAGCGCGACGAGACATGAGGCCCCATAAACACATGAGCTAATTGTCTTTCGCCCCGGCGACGATCAGGCATGTAATACAAGGCATTGACTCGCACAGACGCCGCCACTCTCGGGCGGCGTCTTGCTCCGATTTCACTGCAAGGAATTGCCATGATCCGCCCGTTGAGAACCGTTATTGTGAACGGCAGTCTGCACCGCCCATCCCGCACACAAGTACTGCTGGATGCCCTGCGAGACAGCCTGAACGATCATCTGGCGCTGCACGTACACCATATCGAACTGGTCAACCTGCTTCCCGAACTTGGGGCGGCCCTGTCGACCGATGCCTTGCCCACGGATGCCCAACACGCCATCAAAGCCATTGAAAACGCCGACTTATTGATTGTGGGCACTCCCATCTTTCGCGCTGGCATTCCGGGCCTACTCAAACACCTCTTCGATCTGATCGACATGAACGCCCTGAACGGCACGCCCGTGCTGCTGGCGGCCACCGGCGGCAGCCAGCGCCATGCCCTGGTCATTGAGCACCAATTGCGTCCCCTGTTCAGCTTTTTCCAGTCACTGACCTTGCCGATTGGCGTCTACGCCACGCCCGAGGACATTCATGACGGCGTCATCACCAGCGACGCCCTTCAACAGCACATACAACGCACCATCAATCTGGCTGTGCCCGTGCTGCAAGGCGTGCAGGCCCGTTTGCTACAAGACACGGCCGTTACGCAGGAGCAGGCCGCATGAGCCAGATCACCTCCATCACGCCCGATCTTTTCTGGTTCCTGCCTACCTCGGGCGATACCCGCTACCTGGGTAAATCCGACTTTGGCCGCGCGCCCACCAACGAATACCTGCGCAGCATCGCCGTCACCAGCGAGAACCTGGGCTACGACGGCCTGCTGATTCCCACCGGTGCATCCTGCCTGGACCCCTGGGTGGTGGCAGCCAGTCTGGTGCCGGTGACCCAACGCATCAAACTGCTGGTCGCGCTGCGTACGTCCCTGGGCATGCCCGTATCCAGCGCACGTCAGGCGGCATCCCTGGACCAGGCCCTGCATGGCCGCTTGCTGCTCAATGTGGTGCCCGGCGGCGATGCCACCGAACTGGCCGCCGAAGGCGTGTTTCTGGACCACGATACCCGCTATGAATATGCCCACGAATACCTGACGATCTGGCGCAGGCTGTTGGCCGGAGAACGCGTCGACTTTCAGGGCAAACACTTCAAGGTCGAGCATGGCCGCAACTTTTTCCCGCCCGTGCAAACGCCTTACCCACCGCTGTACTTCGGCGGCTCCTCGGACGCCGCCCACGAACTGGCTGCCGAACATGTGGATGCCTACCTGACCTGGGGCGAACCACCGGCCGCCGTCGGCAAAAAATTTGACGATATCCGCCGCCGCGCTGCCGCGCGTGGCCGCAAGCTACGTCTGGGTGTGCGCCTGCATGTCATCGTGCGTGAAACCAATCAACAAGCCTGGGCCGAAGCCGATCGCCTGATCAGCAAATTGACCGACGAGGACATTGCCAAAGCACAGGCCCAATACGCCGGCATGGACTCGGTGGGACAGCAGCGGATGGCCGCCCTGCACAAAGGCCGTCGCGATCAACTGGAAGTCTCGCCCAATCTGTGGGCCGGCGTGGGCCTGGTGCGCGGCGGAGCCGGCACAGCCCTGGTCGGCGATGCCCCAACCGTAGCCCGGCGCTTGCAGGAATACATAGACCTGGGCGCGGACTCCTTTGTGCTCTCGGGCTACCCCCATCTGGAAGAATCCATACGCTTTGCCGAGCTGGTGTTCCCGCTGCTAGGCAAGCAAGCCGTCACCATTCGGGATCGTGCGCAGACAGGGGGGGCCTTTGATGCGCGCGGCGTCCAAAACCAACAACTTTCTGCTGCATCATGAGCCAAAAAATCATAGACCTGCGCTGCCGGCCGGCCTTTCTGCATAAATTCTTCGGAGCCGAGCCCGGTTCGCCCGAACACGCGACCGCCCGCTGGTTAAACCGCCGCGTCGGCACGCGCGGCAGCGATACCCATTTCGAACAATCCCTTAGCCAGGACGGCTTTCTGAACGAAGTGCGCCAGGCAGGGCTAAGCAAAGCCGTGGTCGTAGGCCGCCACACTCCATCGCAGCATTTGCCCAACGACACCATTCACCAGATCGTGCACGGGCACCCCGAACTGCTGGGCATTGCCGGCATCGATCCGGCCCTGCAAGGCGAACATGCCGCCTTGGCCGAAGCCGAACGCGCCATCAAGGAACTGGGTCTGTCCGGCATCGACCTTGAACCCGGTTTTGGTGTCCCGGCCCGCCACCCGGACGACCCGATCTATTGGCCCGTTTACGAACTGGCCCGCCATCTGAAGGTGCCCGTATTTCTGATGAGCGGCCCGACCACGCCGGACCCGCGCTATAACGACCCGGCAGGCTTGGCCAAAGTCGCCAA encodes:
- the ssuD gene encoding FMNH2-dependent alkanesulfonate monooxygenase gives rise to the protein MSQITSITPDLFWFLPTSGDTRYLGKSDFGRAPTNEYLRSIAVTSENLGYDGLLIPTGASCLDPWVVAASLVPVTQRIKLLVALRTSLGMPVSSARQAASLDQALHGRLLLNVVPGGDATELAAEGVFLDHDTRYEYAHEYLTIWRRLLAGERVDFQGKHFKVEHGRNFFPPVQTPYPPLYFGGSSDAAHELAAEHVDAYLTWGEPPAAVGKKFDDIRRRAAARGRKLRLGVRLHVIVRETNQQAWAEADRLISKLTDEDIAKAQAQYAGMDSVGQQRMAALHKGRRDQLEVSPNLWAGVGLVRGGAGTALVGDAPTVARRLQEYIDLGADSFVLSGYPHLEESIRFAELVFPLLGKQAVTIRDRAQTGGAFDARGVQNQQLSAAS
- a CDS encoding amidohydrolase family protein; this translates as MSQKIIDLRCRPAFLHKFFGAEPGSPEHATARWLNRRVGTRGSDTHFEQSLSQDGFLNEVRQAGLSKAVVVGRHTPSQHLPNDTIHQIVHGHPELLGIAGIDPALQGEHAALAEAERAIKELGLSGIDLEPGFGVPARHPDDPIYWPVYELARHLKVPVFLMSGPTTPDPRYNDPAGLAKVAKTFPDLPLVVYHGYWPNVQQAIGLAFLHENVHLVPDMYIFQPGHEGYVQAANSFLSDQLLFGSSYTFRPIRQSIEDFQQLGFKDVILDKLFYDNAARLFQLPR